CGTACGGTTCCTCGCCAGTCGGGAGGCGTCCTACATCACTGGCGCGGTGCTGCCGGTGGACGGCGGCGCAGGAATGGGGCACTGACAGCAGTGACCTGCAAAGACGGCAGCCCTGACCAGGCTGCGGGGGAACATCACTGGCTGTCCGCACCGCGCGACCGCTTCAGGCGCGGCAGCTGGCGCCCGGATCGCATCGGCGGACGAGGGGGCGGGAGTGATCGACCCTGACCGCATTCTCTGGCTGGCGAAGGAACTGCCGCGCTCTGGCGTAAGCAGGGGGCGAGACGCCGGCCGGGCCAGGATGCTGGGCGGCCTGGGAGACGCGACCAGCCCTTTGGCCTCGCCAGTCGCCTGGTCAGCCGCTCGGTGCGTCACGCGGGATCGCCGGGCAGACCGGGACTCGACGGATGGAAACGGGGATGAGGCGTGGGTGTGTGGGGGCTGCCCGATCCGCCGCGACTGCTTCGCCGCTCACCTCGCAGGAGCACCTCGTGCTGTGCGGGCGTGGCGATCTCGGAGAGACGAAATCCCTGATGGGCGGACTAGATAGATGAACTGGTGGGCACCGAAGCGACTCGGTGCCCACCCGTATGTCGCCCCCAGTAAGGCAGCGGCTTTCTCAGACAGGGCAAGCTGCGGGCTGAAGGCGGAGGGCGCAGACCTGCCGAATAAGCCCAGTTCAGTTCTGTGCGACCGCGTCCCTGTCCCGCGAGCAGGACGTAGCCAACCACCGATAGCCCTCCATAGCGCGCGGTTCCGGTCCGGCCACGAGAATTGGCGGCGGCAGCCGGGTCTCAACTGTCTTTCAACGCCGGGACTGTTCATCGCTTGACGCGGCCGCGGGCGGCCAGAACGGTGAGACCAAGGAGAGCGGGTTCCACGAGGCGGGTGGTCATCTCGATCCAGGAACCCAGAGCCGTGAGGCTCTGCCCCGAGGAGCGGAAGACCACGGAGTTGAAGACGATCGGAGCGGCCTTGCCGATCCGGTCCCCGGTGACACGCTGGGAGTAGGGCAAGCTCAGTCGTGGATCGGGCGTGTCGGTGGTCAGCTGGAGCTGCTGTCCGGCAACCGGCAGAGTGCCTGTCGTCTTCGCCTTCGGCGAATCGTCGGGAAGACCCCAGAGCGCAAGTGCGAGCACGCTCGCTGACATCAGAGTCAGCAGGAAGGCAATCGCGCGGGAGGGGCGAAGTCCGTATCCGGACACCGCCCAGTACAGCCAGAGCAGCCAGCGTACCCAGCCATTGGTGTCCACGACGTCGTGACGGCGCATCTCCATCTCGCCGTAGTAGAAGTCCGCGGCGCCCGGCTCGTCCTTCGCGTCCTCCAGGCCCTTGCGCAGTTGCCTGTAGAGCCCGGCGACATCTTCCGTTCCGGGTTGGTTCTGGACTGCGGAGGGAGGAACGTGGGGTGGCCACTCCGGCCAGTTCAGTCTGCGCCAGTACTGTTCCTCCGCGAGCGTGCGGCGTCTGGTCCACCGGTAAGGTCCGCGGCGCCAACTGAATCTCCAGCCCGTCGGAGGCTGGGCAAATCTGGTCCGGCCCCGTAGTTGAAGCTGGTCTAGGTGGAAGGCTCCCATGAACCGGCATGAGGTCAGGTCGGTGTCGGTCAGCACGACATGCGTGGCGTCGACGCCGCGCAACGAGGCTATCTTCGGATACTCGCTGTCCGTGGGATGAGCCGCAATAAGGGCGGCCTCCGCGGGATTCGTACCTCCCCAGGGTACCGGAGCATGCGTGATAGCGAATGGGCTGACCAGGCTCGCTTCTTCAAGATGCACGGTCGCGTACCTCAGAAGCAGCGACGCGGACGAGTCCCAGATGGTGCGCTCGCAGCGCAGTTGGGGCACTGCGGCTTTGATGGTCACGGCGGTGTGGAATCGGGCTTCCACCAGGTTCAGTTCCTGGGTGCCGACGATCGGGCCCAGTTCCCTCGCCGCTTCAAAGGAGGATCCCGCGAAGACCGCCTTCTCGAAGACCGTGTTGCGGAACTCGGCGACTCCCTTGAACAAGCACCGGCTGAAGTGGCCCACAGTCTCAAACTTGGAGGATTGGAAGAGAGCCTCTCGTTCGAAGACGGCCTGGTCGAACTCGGCCTGCGCGGCGAAACTTGCCTCACGGAAGTCGACGGTCTCGTTGAACACCGTACGGCGGAACGTCGCCGAATCGTCTTGCGTTCTCCTGAACTCGACGCTGGTGAACCGGGCTGCCTTCCCGAAGACGGCGTTCGTGAAGTCGCACCTATTGTGGAACTCCGCGTCGGCGAAGACGGCTCTGCCGGTGAAGTCCACACGTGAGAAGTCTGCCGAGTCGGTGAAAACCGCCTTGTGGAAGGTGGCTTTGCCGAGCCTGGCCCGGCCCGTCCCGGCGTCGGTCACCGCAGCCCGGAGTTCCGACAGGTCGGCCCGGCTGATCCGGGTTCCGCTGTGATCGACGTCCGCACCGGAGCCAAGACTCGCAAAATATGCTGCTCGCTCCGATGTACTCGCGTGCGCCAGACACCTCTCGGACTCGGGCAGTTGTCGGCCGCGGCAGCCGTCGGTCGGCGCTTCGCACAGTGGGTAGCCAGGGTCTATCGGCACATTCATGAAGGTGGTGGCCACGCCGTACTCCACATCGGGCAGGGTGAGTCGCGCCGCAGATGGCGCCGCACAGCGGCACCATATCCGGATCTCACCGGGCAGGGCGGAGAAATCCTTCTGCCTGGAGTGGACGCAAGGCCCATCACAACGGCTAGAAGGCTACGCCTCGTTGACCCGGCCGATCCGATCGCGGATCTGTGTTCGGTACGTGTGAGCGTAGCCGCGCCAGTCCCGTGCATTACCGGAACGAACACACAGCCAGGCCTGGCTGGAGGACGGCTTCGGGGTCCGCATGACACCGTGCACACAGGAAACCAGGGGGCGGAACTCTGCATCGCCAATTCTTCGGACGCGACTACGGGTATCCGCAGGCTGCCCTTGAGCCTGTCTCGTGCGTGGTCGAGGTCACGTGGGCGGGGGCTGCCGGGAGCGGACCCCATCCCGATTGATAGTAGAATAATTACCAGAAGTGGGGGAGAAAGAACACCTCACACCACCTCTTGGAGCCCGAAAGTGCAGCGCGTCCTCAAGATGTCCCAGGTCCACCGCAATCCGCGCCAGCCGCGTGAGTACTTCGACCGGGACGCGCTCAACGAACTGGCCAAGTCGATCGACAAGTACGGCCTCATGCAAGCCATCGAGGTCCGCCCCGACAACGAACTCGGCGGCTACGAGATCGTCTCCGGTGAACGCCGCTGGCGCGCTCACCAGATCCTCGGCAAGACCAAGATCCGCGCCAACGTCATCTCCGAGAGCAGCGAGATCCAGCGGTTCAAGCGATCCATGTCCGAGAACGTCAACCGCGCCGACATGACCCCCTTCGAGGAGGCCCGCGGGTTCCAGCGCATCCTCGACGAAGAGGAAGGCGCCACCATCAAGTCCGTCGCGGATGACTTTGGCAAGACGGTCACCTACGTCAAGCTGCGCCTGGCTCTGCTGGACCTGCGTGAAGAGGTCGCCAAGCACGTCGAGGCCGGTGAGATCGGCACCCAGGCAGCCGTTCAGATCGCCGCCCTGTCGCACGCCCACCAGGGCGCGCTGCTTGCCAAGTTCGCACGTGGAGAGTTCGCTTCGGACAACGAGATCGTGCACTTCGCCTTCGCGATGAGGCAGCAGCAGGATCAGGCCGTCCTCATGATCGTCGAGGAGATGACGGACGAGGAGCGCCGCGAGCGCGCCTCGGCGCAGAAGAAGACTCGCAGCACGCTCGACAAGATCGAGCAGGTGCGGGTACTCCTTGACGAGATCGCACGCACCGAACCGATCAAGCTCGCCGAGATGCTCGACGGGCAGGTAGGGGCGCGCCTGGAGCAGCTCGACCGGGTCGCAGAGTCCTTGACCAGGGCCCGGTTCCAGGTCAAGCAGGCCAAGGCGCACGCCGAAGCTCGGCAGTTGGTGACGGTCAACCCCGATGCCGTCCACGACGGTCAGCAGAACACGGCACGCGAGCCTGCCACTGCCTGACCACCATTTCCAGCCGGGTGCGCGGCCCGTCATCCGCGCGCCCGCAGCACCGACCTTCCACATCCCGGGGAGATAGCACCACCATGCGCTACAGCGCACCCCTCACTCGTGTCCAGGCCGTACAGCTCGGCAAGGACGTCGGGGTGATCCTCGGCACCGCCGCGAACGCCCTGCACCACATGCACGGCATCAACATCGACAGTCTGATGCGGGCTTTCACCTCTTCTCCCTCGGTGGAGGTCACCGCCGCCCGCTACCTGCGGGCCCTCGAAGAGGACCTGTCCCCCGGTGAGGCGGCAGCTCGCGCGGCCAGCGCGCTCGTTCACGACTGGGCGGACGCCGTGTTTGAAACCCAGCGCCGCCTGACGTCGGCCGCAAGCGAGGAGGGCACCAAGTGAACTGCACCTCAGCAGGCCGGGAGTGGACGGCCATGCAGCGAGCCGAGTTCGACCGCGACGCTCCCCTCGAACTGCACGTCCCCACGGGCCGGCCGCGTATCCCAGCCGCGCCGGACGCGTTTGGTACCGAGGCACTCTTCGGCGATCCGGTGCCCGCACCGCAGCGGCGCGCCAGGCCGCCCCAACCTGGCGACTCTGGCGGGCAGGACGGGCTGTTCTGAGCGCCGATGCCAGCCAATCCAACGATGGTCGACGCCATCGATGTCCTCGGTGTTGCTGCGCCTGAGTGCGACGAGTGTGAGGGAGCCGGCACGGTCACCTTCTTCCATGGGCCGTACGAGCGAACGCGCGAATGTGACGCCTGCTACGGGGTGGGGCGCCGCACACCATGCCCCGGCTGCACCGACGGAACGAGCCCGAAGACCGGCGAGACCTGCTGGACCTGTGAGGGCTTTGCCGTTCTCTGCTGACCAAGAATAGGCCGATACTCAAATGGAGATTGCGATGACTTCCGGAGACAGCCTCACGGCGGAAGCCCTGCGCACCGGACAACGGGTCACCCGCGCCAGCGCGCCGCCCGGGATCGTCCGGCTGGCCATCACCCTGCCCGACGGCGCCACTCAGCACTTCGAGCGCCCCTCCACTGGAGGCTGCACGGACTGGCGGGCCACAGAACTTGAAGGCCCGGGCTCAGGGTTCGTCTTCGACGAGCCCATCACCGCCAAGTGGGGCCGCGGACTGGGCACCGCCGCCGCCACAGCATCGTGAACAGCAAGGAATCGTGATGGACTACTTCGAAGAGCATGCCGACGTCACTCTCGCAAAGCCTGTCCCGAAGGGCATGCTCCGCCTTTTCGGGCAGGTGACCGGTCACGCGACCGATCCTTTCACCGGCAAGCGGCAGGTCATGGTGCTGTGGCCCGGCGCGACCAAGTCCCTCCCCTACGACCCGGACGAACTGACCCTCGCCGACTGACCCAAAAATAGGTCAGTGCACATCTTCGTGTTAGGTTCTTGATCGAGGTCAAGCCCTGGCACGGCCCGACCACCCACCCGACCTCCGGACGGGCAGCGACCCCCCGCGCCCCGCCCGCCCGGAACGGCTCGTCCGATACGAGCCACCCCTCCGGCCGGGACCCGCACACCCCCGCGGGTCCCGGCCACCCCATGGAGAGACGCCCCAATGCCTGCCACAAGCACTCGAAACGAAAACGCCCTGTACGAGGCCCTCATCCTGGAGCGGTACGGCCGCAGCCTCGATGAACTCCTCCAGGAACAGACCCGGCGCCCCCTGCCCGAACTCCTCAAGGAACAGCAGCGCCGCCCACGGGTACCGCCCGTCCCCGTCCAGCAGCAGCCCAAGCCAGACCCGGATGCCGCCGAGCACTACGCCGCTCTCCTCGAAGCCACCGCCCCGCGCCCGCGCCGGAGCGCCGCGTGACCGAGGAGCAGTTCCGCCGCCACGTCCGCAAGATCGCCGCACTTCGCGGCTGGACTCTCGCCTACCACACGCACAACTCGCAGCGCAGCGACGCCGGCTGGCCCGACGAGGTGTACGGGCACCCGAAGACCAGACGGACGATCTTCGCCGAGTTCAAGTCCAACACCGGTCGGATACGCCCCGAGCAACGCGACTGGCTCCGTCACCTGGCGGCCTGCGGCTTCGAAACCGCCATGTGGCGGCCAAAGGACCTCGACCTCATCGTCACCGTTCTCGCTCCCAACGGGCCCAGAGCCCAACTCCCCGAACGCTTCTGACAAGGAGATCCCACTCACCGTGCTTAACGCCGCCGTCCGCCCCTCCGAGGTACCGCCCGCACCCGGATCCATCTGGTGCAACTCCTGCGACAGTTGGTTCAACGTCATCACCAACACCTGCCGCTGTAACAACCGCTGACCCCGGGAACATCACCGTGACCACTCCTGCTCGCGCAGCCAAACCGGCGGCGCCCACCACATCCGCCACCCCGTCCCGCGAGCCGGTCACACACCCCCGAGTCGCCCCGGACCTAACCGCCGGGGAGGCCCTCAAGTGGATCGCCCACCTCGCCAACGAACTGTGCGAGCACCTCACCGACGACCAATGGCGCCTGGCCGCCCAGATCAGAGACCTCGCCGAAACCGCCCGTCCAACCGCCGGAGCCTCCTGATGCACGCCCGCTTCCAGCCCCTGCCCAGCCAGAAACGCAGCCAGGAGGCGCACGACACTGCCCAGGCACTGCGTGATCGGCCTGGCGAGTGGGCGTACATCGAAACGCTCGCCAACCCGAACCGGGCCACGAACCTGGGCTACCGCATACGCACCGGCATGCACGCAGCGTTCCGGCCCGCAGGCGCCTTCGACGCCAGAGCGCGCAGCGTCGGTGACGGCACCGCAGATCTCTATGCCTGCTACATCGGCGCCACCGAGACACCAGCTGGTGACGACGCGCAGGCAGAGGCCGCCCAGCCTTGACCTCTCTCCGCCGCGCAATGCCCACCGACCATCGTCGGGCGGCTCGGCGCACCGTCCTGATCCCCTCGAACTCGAAGACCACGCACTGTGACAACCGGCTCCATACACAACGCCAACCCGACCGCACACGACACGTACAGCAACTTCGCTGACCTTGCCGCCCATGAGGACGAGGGCCTGCACTGGACGCGCGAATGCCGCCGCGTCCCCGGCTCCGATCTCGCGCACATCGCGATTCACGGCGGCCACATTGAGGCCGGCACGACAGAAGCGGCGCTCGCTTGTGCGGGCAGTGCGGACAACTACTACTCGTTCAAGGGCATCAAGACGGGCGCCAACCGAACGTTGCACGTCACCTCGACCCACTTCGATGAACCTCAGTGCGTCGACCTGCAAAGCGGCATGGCGCGGACGGTCTCCTGGCACGGGTTCAGCGGCGGCGACAAGATCACCGAAGTCGGCGGCCTCGACCACGACTTCTCCTACTGGATCACTGTGTCCCTGCAGCACGCCGGCTTCCCGGTCGCCGAAGCGGCGCCGGAGAGGGCCGGGAGCAGCCCCCTGAACATCTGCAACCGCAACCTCGCCGGGCGCGGCGTCCAACTGGAACTCTCCAGGGCTCAGCGAGCCGCGTTCTTCATGAACAACGACATGAGCGGTGGCAACCGGAACAACGTCACCGCGGAGTTCCACCGCTACATCGAGGCCATCCAGGCCGCCTACCGACGGCTTCGGGCGTGACGCTGGATGCAGACCGGTATCACAGAGCACGACACGAAACAGTGAGCGTGAGCGTCTTCACCTACGAGCGCCATCTGCACGGGTACGCCGCCTACACAGGCCATCACGAATGGGTCGGTGACGTCTTCCCCTGCCTGCCGACGCCCGACTGCTACGGATGCGGCCGCTGGCACGGCTACACACGCGCCGGCCATAGCCCTAGCGATCCGCAGATGAGCGTCCACGGCTTCAGCAGCCGGAACGACGCCTCTCGCGCCCTCCAGGCCGTACGGCAAGCCTGGAGCCAGAGCGCCTGACCGGGCGGCCTGTACTCTTCGGCCGCGTCGCCCCGGCCTGGCACCGGGACGAAGCCCCGGCGCACTCGATGAACGCCAACAACGGCAGACTGAGCCCATGGACGCAGGACTTGCCGCGCTGCTCGGTGCCGCTGTCGGCTCTGCCACCACTCTTGGTGCCGCGATCGTGAGCGGCCGGGTACAGGCACGGGCACAACATGATCAGTGGCGCCGTCAGCACCGCCGGGACGCATACGCCAGCTACCTCAGCGCGCTCCACGACCGCGACATTGCCACGGACGCCATCTTCGACGCGCTGCGTTCCGACGCCCCCGACCTGCCCGACGTCGACGAGAAGATACGCCGCTTCATCGCCCTGGCCCGGGAGGTGCACCGCGCTGCCGAAGTCGTCATCCTCGAAGGACCGGCTGCCCTCGTGGAAGTCGCCGAGCGAGTCACCCACGCCTCCAGCGACCTCTCCCAAATCATGCGGCGGATGGCCGAGGACGCGCACGCCGGAGACACCACCCGCAAAGCCGAGGACACCGCCCTTGCTGATGAACGAGAACGAATCCTCTACCAAGCGGTCAAGGACTTCCGCGTCGCAGCCCGCAGTGTCATCGGCAACACGGACTGACTGAGCAAACCCTGACCGGCACGACCGCCGGGAAGTATGAGGCACTGATCGGCTGGGGACGTTAGACGACGGGCGGAAGGCATGCCCCACAACTACGGCTGTTGGCCGGAGCCCGCCGCCGTAGTGGGTGGGCTGCACTACCGTGTCCACCACAGCCGGTACGGCCGCGACCTGGTGGAAACGATGCCGAGGGGCAGGGGCGGATGGGACGCACCAAGGACCATCAGTACGTACTCCTGGAGGCGCTCCGCACAGCGCATCGCGCTTCGCCTCACGGGTGGGTGACCGGGACGCTGGGGCTGAGCCGCCACAGCGTCGAGCAGCTCGTGGCCACCGGTCTGGCCGAGTGGGCGGACCCCAGTGAGCGGGCCGAGTTGTCCGCATACGCAGGGAGGCCCGTCGTCTGGGCAGCCCGGCCAAGCAGCGAAGGCCTCGACATCCTGCTGTATACCGAGGCACGGACGCGTCCACCGTCACAGCAGCCACCCTCGCCAGAATCCGAGCCCGGTCGCAAGGAAGTCGGCCTACTTCCTTCCGAGATGACGATGTTGCGTCTCTACCTTTCGCTCGGCGGCAGCCTTCAGCATCCCCCAGCCACAGGGCTCGACGAGGCCGTCCGTGCGGCCCAATTCCGGAAGGAGACCAATCGCTGGCTCCTACACGTAACCGAAGCGCAGATTGCCTCCATCGCGTACGCCTTCTACCTGGAGGGGCACAGAGGCCACGTCACTGCGGCCAACCGCTTCAGCCGCAACTACGGCATCACCTACCGCCCAGGCACGGGCACACCCGCCTCCACCGAACCCGCAACGGCAAAGTCGGCAGTGGGGATGCGCTAAGGAGCGGTCGGCGGGTTCGGCCCCAGGGCGGCAGAGCAGAGTGTTCCTTCTGCCGGCACTCTGTTCGCCGAGCCGGTGACCTTGGACCATACGAGCGCCTCGTCGGGCACGAGGACAGACCTGCACCCCGATCCGGAGTCGCCCTCGGCTGACAACGCCTCGCGGGTGATCGCTTAGGCTCGACGGTGGGCGTGGGGCTGGAGTCTCGTGTCCACTGCCGCAACCCGCATCCCCGCCTCCCTCGCGAATCTGGCCGTACCGATCGGCGAGCTCAACCTGTACCACCGCAACCCGCGGACGGGTGATCTCGACGCCATCTGCGAATCCCTGTCCGTCAACGGGCAGTACCGGCCGATTGTCGTCAATCGCGGCACCATGACCGGCCGCCCGAACGAGATCCTCGCCGGCAACCACACGTTCAAGGCCGCCCAGCAGCTCGGCTGGACTGACATCGCTGTCACGTGGCTCGACGTCGACGACGACGCAGCGGCCAAGATCGTCATCGTCGACAACCGCACCAGCGACCTGGCTGGCTACGACAGCGTGCTCCTCGCGGACATCCTCACCGAGCTCCCCGACCTTCAGGGCACCGGCTACGACCAGGACCAGCTCGACCAACTCCTCGACGAGACCGCCCTGCCCGCGCCCATCGAGTTGCCCACTGATGGCGCTGACACGGGTGCCGCGGCGACGGTGGACTACCTCCAGTGGGGCTACTTGCAGTGGTCCTCCACCCGCGTGCGGATCACGCAGGCTGAGGTCGAACTGCTCGACGCGTTGTACAAGGAGTTCGTCGGCGAGCATGACTCCGACATGGGCTTCGGCTGGCACGTCCTCAACGACGAGCATCGTGCCGAAGGAGGGGCTGCGGCGTGAGCCTAGACGTCCGCTTCGACCCCGCGTACCCGCTGAGCAAGCTCAGGCCTGCGGACTACAACCCGCGACGGCTGTCGGAAGAGTCCTTCACCCGGCTCCAGGCGTCGCTGCGCCGCCACGGTGTGGTCAAGCCGGTCATCCTGAATGCCGACGGCACCCTGGTCGCGGGCCACCAGAGGACCAAGGGCCTGAAGGCCATCGGGCAGACGACGACCCCGGCAATGATCCTTCCGCAGAAGGTCCGCCTTCAGGACGAGATCAAGTTCAACCTCCTCCACAACCGAGTCGAAACCGAATCGTCCGTCGTGTACGCGGAACCCGGGCCCATCGGCCAGTGGTGCTGGATCCCGTGGCAGACCATCCAGGTCGAGGAGTCCAAGAACCTTCCCTTCCAGCAGGCGATCGGCTTCATGACCGCCGCGCACGGCCCCTGGGGCTCCGTGGTGATCGACGACCAGGGCCGCATCGTGCTGAACGCCGAGTACGCGGCTGTCGCCAAGTCCCAACGCTTCGACGTCCTCGCCTGGACCGTCGCCTCCTTCGACGCCGGCCAACTCGTGGAGGATCTCACCGGCGAGTACGGCGTGTACGACTGGTCCGGTCTCGAAGAGCAGGCGCCAGTGTGGAATCAGCACATCGTCCAGCCCAACCGTCTGCGCGAGCACTCCTCGAAGGCGAAAGCGGACAAGGTCCGCTACAAATCCGAGGTCTGGGAGCGCCTCGTGCTGCCTTGGCTGACCACGTCCCACCGAGTGGTGGACTTCGGCGCCGGCCACGGTGACTACGCCCGGCACCTGCGCTCCAAGGGCTACAAGATCCACGATTACGAGCCGTACCGCACCCTGAAGGGGAAGTACGCCGTGGACATCCGCGCAGTCGTCGGCCAACTCCGCTCCATCGAGCGGGAACTGCGCCAGAACGGCCTGTATGAGGTCGTGGTTCTCGACTCCGTCATCAACGCCACGACCAGCCTCGACTACCAGCACTGGGTGTTGGTCACCGTGAACGCGCTGTGCGCAGCGGACGGGCGTGTGTGCATCGGTACCCGGAATCTGGAGCGCGAGTTGGCGTACGAGAACTCCGAGCACTCCATCAGCCGTGACTCCACACGCCTGTCGTTCCTCGACAGCGAGAACGTGGACATGCGGTTCGTGCGCGGCAAGTGGCAGAGGATCCGCTACCACACGCCGGAGTCCCTCCGCGGTCTGCTGTCACGCTACTTCAAGGAGGTGGAGATCAGCGACACCTCGCGGGCCACGGTCAAGGCCGTGTGTGGGCGCCCCTTGGCGTTGCCCACTGAGGAATACGAAAGGGCTTTCTCGGAGGAATTCAACATGCCCTACCCTAACGGTTTCCGGCACAACAAGCACGAGGATATCTCCGAAATCCTGATAGAATTGATCAAGGAGAAGAACTCACATCTAGAGGAGTAATGGAATGAATCCGGGGGCGGTCTCAGAGGAGGTCCGTGTAGAAATAGAGGCTCGCGACAGGTACCACATCATGTGGCTGGCCGGCGTCCGTGCACTCGATGTGACCCAGCACTGCTTGAAGACCTTCGCCGAGTGCGACCGGCACCGTGTTGACACCAAACTGCGCCGTCAGACGCTTCGCCTGTCGGCGGCCAATCCACCCGCCGCCTGGTACCTGTGTGCGCTGCCGATCCCGTGGGATTGGCAGCGGAACGCTCACCTCGCGTTCGAGTATGGTCCCGGCGAGACCTGGGCAGGTGACGCCCTCGTCCGGGGCCTTGGCGTACGCCTCACTAATGCCCGTCCCATCATGGGTTGGGGCGAGCACTCCATCCCCGGCGATGCACCGATGCGTAGCTCGCGACTGCACCGCACATGCCGAAACTGGCAGTTCGCTTGGTGGCTGCGCACCCATCGCGAAATCCCTGACGCGCAACTGTGCACAGCAAAAGACATCAGCGAAGAGGGGCCGGAGCAGTTGTCGTTCTCCTAGGAGGTGTTTGGGGTTCGGATCTATGTGAGGCCCGGTGGCGGGCTTGCTGTGGCTGGTAGAACTCGGACGTGGCGCGTTTTGACGTGACGGATGCCGAGTGGGCCCTGATCGTGCCGCATCTGCCGGTGGCAGCCACCGGGCCGTTGCCGCGGCGGATGCGGGACCAGTTCAATGGGGTGCTGTGGCGGTTTCGTACCGGCAGTGGCTGGCGCGATGTCCCGGAGCGGTACGGGCCATGGTCCACGATCTACTCCCGGTTCAACGGCTTGGCCAAGAAGGGCGTGTTCCAGGGCCTGATGGACGATCTGATCGTCGAGGCCGCAGCGAGGGGGCAGGTCGGCATGGAACTGGTCAGCGTGGACTCCACGATCGTGCGGGCCCACCAC
The genomic region above belongs to Streptomyces sp. CG1 and contains:
- a CDS encoding pentapeptide repeat-containing protein, encoding MATTFMNVPIDPGYPLCEAPTDGCRGRQLPESERCLAHASTSERAAYFASLGSGADVDHSGTRISRADLSELRAAVTDAGTGRARLGKATFHKAVFTDSADFSRVDFTGRAVFADAEFHNRCDFTNAVFGKAARFTSVEFRRTQDDSATFRRTVFNETVDFREASFAAQAEFDQAVFEREALFQSSKFETVGHFSRCLFKGVAEFRNTVFEKAVFAGSSFEAARELGPIVGTQELNLVEARFHTAVTIKAAVPQLRCERTIWDSSASLLLRYATVHLEEASLVSPFAITHAPVPWGGTNPAEAALIAAHPTDSEYPKIASLRGVDATHVVLTDTDLTSCRFMGAFHLDQLQLRGRTRFAQPPTGWRFSWRRGPYRWTRRRTLAEEQYWRRLNWPEWPPHVPPSAVQNQPGTEDVAGLYRQLRKGLEDAKDEPGAADFYYGEMEMRRHDVVDTNGWVRWLLWLYWAVSGYGLRPSRAIAFLLTLMSASVLALALWGLPDDSPKAKTTGTLPVAGQQLQLTTDTPDPRLSLPYSQRVTGDRIGKAAPIVFNSVVFRSSGQSLTALGSWIEMTTRLVEPALLGLTVLAARGRVKR
- a CDS encoding ParB/RepB/Spo0J family partition protein — protein: MQRVLKMSQVHRNPRQPREYFDRDALNELAKSIDKYGLMQAIEVRPDNELGGYEIVSGERRWRAHQILGKTKIRANVISESSEIQRFKRSMSENVNRADMTPFEEARGFQRILDEEEGATIKSVADDFGKTVTYVKLRLALLDLREEVAKHVEAGEIGTQAAVQIAALSHAHQGALLAKFARGEFASDNEIVHFAFAMRQQQDQAVLMIVEEMTDEERRERASAQKKTRSTLDKIEQVRVLLDEIARTEPIKLAEMLDGQVGARLEQLDRVAESLTRARFQVKQAKAHAEARQLVTVNPDAVHDGQQNTAREPATA
- a CDS encoding VRR-NUC domain-containing protein, with translation MTEEQFRRHVRKIAALRGWTLAYHTHNSQRSDAGWPDEVYGHPKTRRTIFAEFKSNTGRIRPEQRDWLRHLAACGFETAMWRPKDLDLIVTVLAPNGPRAQLPERF
- a CDS encoding poly-gamma-glutamate hydrolase family protein, which translates into the protein MTTGSIHNANPTAHDTYSNFADLAAHEDEGLHWTRECRRVPGSDLAHIAIHGGHIEAGTTEAALACAGSADNYYSFKGIKTGANRTLHVTSTHFDEPQCVDLQSGMARTVSWHGFSGGDKITEVGGLDHDFSYWITVSLQHAGFPVAEAAPERAGSSPLNICNRNLAGRGVQLELSRAQRAAFFMNNDMSGGNRNNVTAEFHRYIEAIQAAYRRLRA
- a CDS encoding proline dehydrogenase; protein product: MDAGLAALLGAAVGSATTLGAAIVSGRVQARAQHDQWRRQHRRDAYASYLSALHDRDIATDAIFDALRSDAPDLPDVDEKIRRFIALAREVHRAAEVVILEGPAALVEVAERVTHASSDLSQIMRRMAEDAHAGDTTRKAEDTALADERERILYQAVKDFRVAARSVIGNTD
- a CDS encoding DUF6417 family protein codes for the protein MGRTKDHQYVLLEALRTAHRASPHGWVTGTLGLSRHSVEQLVATGLAEWADPSERAELSAYAGRPVVWAARPSSEGLDILLYTEARTRPPSQQPPSPESEPGRKEVGLLPSEMTMLRLYLSLGGSLQHPPATGLDEAVRAAQFRKETNRWLLHVTEAQIASIAYAFYLEGHRGHVTAANRFSRNYGITYRPGTGTPASTEPATAKSAVGMR
- a CDS encoding ParB/RepB/Spo0J family partition protein, with the protein product MSTAATRIPASLANLAVPIGELNLYHRNPRTGDLDAICESLSVNGQYRPIVVNRGTMTGRPNEILAGNHTFKAAQQLGWTDIAVTWLDVDDDAAAKIVIVDNRTSDLAGYDSVLLADILTELPDLQGTGYDQDQLDQLLDETALPAPIELPTDGADTGAAATVDYLQWGYLQWSSTRVRITQAEVELLDALYKEFVGEHDSDMGFGWHVLNDEHRAEGGAAA
- a CDS encoding ParB N-terminal domain-containing protein, with the translated sequence MSLDVRFDPAYPLSKLRPADYNPRRLSEESFTRLQASLRRHGVVKPVILNADGTLVAGHQRTKGLKAIGQTTTPAMILPQKVRLQDEIKFNLLHNRVETESSVVYAEPGPIGQWCWIPWQTIQVEESKNLPFQQAIGFMTAAHGPWGSVVIDDQGRIVLNAEYAAVAKSQRFDVLAWTVASFDAGQLVEDLTGEYGVYDWSGLEEQAPVWNQHIVQPNRLREHSSKAKADKVRYKSEVWERLVLPWLTTSHRVVDFGAGHGDYARHLRSKGYKIHDYEPYRTLKGKYAVDIRAVVGQLRSIERELRQNGLYEVVVLDSVINATTSLDYQHWVLVTVNALCAADGRVCIGTRNLERELAYENSEHSISRDSTRLSFLDSENVDMRFVRGKWQRIRYHTPESLRGLLSRYFKEVEISDTSRATVKAVCGRPLALPTEEYERAFSEEFNMPYPNGFRHNKHEDISEILIELIKEKNSHLEE